In Vulpes lagopus strain Blue_001 chromosome 1, ASM1834538v1, whole genome shotgun sequence, a genomic segment contains:
- the LHFPL5 gene encoding LHFPL tetraspan subfamily member 5 protein isoform X2, translating into MVKLLPAQEAAKIYHTNYVRNSRAVGVMWGTLTICFSVLVMALFIQPYWIGDSVNTPQAGYFGLFSYCVGNVLSSELICKGGPLDFSSIPSRAFKTAMFFVALAMFLIIGSIICFSLFFVCNTATVYKICAWMQLAAATGLMIGCLVYPDGWDSSEVRRMCGEQTGKYTLGQCTIRWAFMLAILSIGDALILSFLAFVLGYRQDKLLPDDYKADGKEEV; encoded by the exons ATGGTGAAGTTGCTGCCTGCCCAGGAGGCGGCCAAGATCTACCATACCAACTATGTGCGCAACTCGAGGGCTGTGGGTGTGATGTGGGGCACACTCACCATCTGCTTCTCCGTACTGGTCATGGCCCTCTTCATCCAGCCCTACTGGATCGGTGACAGTGTTAACACACCTCAGGCAGGCTATTTTGGACTCTTCTCCTACTGTGTGGGCAACGTGCTGTCCTCTGAACTCATCTGCAAGGGTGGCCCACTGGACTTCTCCTCCATTCCCTCTAGAGCCTTCAAGACTGCCATGTTTTTTGTGGCCTTGGCCATGTTCCTCATCATTGGCTCCATCATCTGCTTTAGCCTCTTTTTCGTCTGCAACACAGCCACTGTCTACAAGATCTGCGCATGGATGCAGCTGGCTGCAG CCACAGGCCTGATGATTGGCTGCCTGGTCTACCCAGATGGTTGGGACTCAAGTGAGGTGCGGCGCATGTGTGGGGAGCAGACGGGCAAGTATACACTGGGCCAGTGCACCATCCGCTGGGCCTTCATGCTGGCCATCCTCAGCATCGGAGATGCCCTCATCCTCTCCTTCCTGGCCTTTGTGCTGGGCTACCGGCAGGACAAGCTCCTCCCGGATGACTACAAGGCAGATGGAAAAG
- the LHFPL5 gene encoding LHFPL tetraspan subfamily member 5 protein isoform X1 produces MVKLLPAQEAAKIYHTNYVRNSRAVGVMWGTLTICFSVLVMALFIQPYWIGDSVNTPQAGYFGLFSYCVGNVLSSELICKGGPLDFSSIPSRAFKTAMFFVALAMFLIIGSIICFSLFFVCNTATVYKICAWMQLAAATGLMIGCLVYPDGWDSSEVRRMCGEQTGKYTLGQCTIRWAFMLAILSIGDALILSFLAFVLGYRQDKLLPDDYKADGKEGILSAGKKFH; encoded by the exons ATGGTGAAGTTGCTGCCTGCCCAGGAGGCGGCCAAGATCTACCATACCAACTATGTGCGCAACTCGAGGGCTGTGGGTGTGATGTGGGGCACACTCACCATCTGCTTCTCCGTACTGGTCATGGCCCTCTTCATCCAGCCCTACTGGATCGGTGACAGTGTTAACACACCTCAGGCAGGCTATTTTGGACTCTTCTCCTACTGTGTGGGCAACGTGCTGTCCTCTGAACTCATCTGCAAGGGTGGCCCACTGGACTTCTCCTCCATTCCCTCTAGAGCCTTCAAGACTGCCATGTTTTTTGTGGCCTTGGCCATGTTCCTCATCATTGGCTCCATCATCTGCTTTAGCCTCTTTTTCGTCTGCAACACAGCCACTGTCTACAAGATCTGCGCATGGATGCAGCTGGCTGCAG CCACAGGCCTGATGATTGGCTGCCTGGTCTACCCAGATGGTTGGGACTCAAGTGAGGTGCGGCGCATGTGTGGGGAGCAGACGGGCAAGTATACACTGGGCCAGTGCACCATCCGCTGGGCCTTCATGCTGGCCATCCTCAGCATCGGAGATGCCCTCATCCTCTCCTTCCTGGCCTTTGTGCTGGGCTACCGGCAGGACAAGCTCCTCCCGGATGACTACAAGGCAGATGGAAAAG
- the LOC121472966 gene encoding colipase: protein MEKILVLLLVALAVVYAVPDPRGIIIHLEDGELCLNSVQCKSKCCHRDTGLSLARCAPKASENSECSAKTLYGVYYKCPCERGLTCEGDKSIVGSITNTNFGVCHDAGRSKK, encoded by the exons ATGGAAAAGATCCTCGTCCTTCTGCTCGTTGCCCTTGCGGTGGTCTACGCGGTTCCTGACCCTCGGGGGATCATTATCCACCTG GAAGACGGCGAGCTCTGTCTGAACAGCGTCCAGTGCAAGAGCAAGTGCTGCCACCGGGACACCGGGCTGAGCCTGGCCCGCTGCGCACCCAAGGCCAGCGAGAACAGCGAGTGCTCTGCCAAG ACGCTCTATGGGGTTTACTACAAGTGTCCCTGTGAGCGGGGCCTGACCTGTGAGGGTGACAAGTCCATCGTGGGCTCCATCACCAATACCAACTTTGGTGTCTGCCACGATGCTGGGCGCTCCAAGAAGTAA
- the CLPSL2 gene encoding colipase-like protein 2: MALVLLVGVLLPCPGEFLPFKKRFMKGPSNVPGPPSPSHAARELVAPELSPQVNGVECSHHSECVSDCCLMNLDHGGAFCAPKARIAMLCLFQTKGALNVICPCQSGLSCISKDPICSRRCHLI; this comes from the exons ATGGCCCTCGTGCTCCTCGTGGGGGTTCTGCTCCCTTGCCCAGGCGAGTTCCTGCCCTTTAAAAAGAGGTTCATGAAG GGGCCTAGCAATGTCCCAggtcctccctccccttcccatgCAGCCAGAGAGCTGGTGGCACCAGAGTTGTCCCCACAGGTGAACGGAGTGGAGTGCTCCCACCACTCCGAGTGCGTCAGTGACTGCTGCCTAATGAACCTGGACCACGGAGGCGCCTTCTGTGCCCCCAAGGCCAGAATAGCCATGTTGTGCCTGTTCCAG ACCAAAGGAGCCCTCAACGTCATATGCCCCTGCCAAAGCGGCTTGAGTTGCATATCCAAGGACCCAATCTGTTCCCGCCGTTGCCATTTGATTTAG